In one Maniola jurtina chromosome 13, ilManJurt1.1, whole genome shotgun sequence genomic region, the following are encoded:
- the LOC123871117 gene encoding uncharacterized protein LOC123871117 isoform X2 has protein sequence MGRQSCIGGILAFSLLASAFCLPTSVSRSRRQSSDSSNGDSTPNATDDKDVNNEVDFDQPAPVPFNDDDDNDDDFPSYPQSDSSGGGGSNLFSLLSLVTSFLPGSSSSSGPIQKYLKAIVKSSKPKIIIRRNGVSNNEIDNDYIADLKPPPILKELNKSTANIEIENSKSESNESDNDNNTEEESLENDEERNESDENSIDIDDEDYDEPPGGGDGEGGGLLGLLAGLSGGEDGQSDLGSLLATVSGIIANLSGDGIDLNALIASGIGLFVGLLSEGEENPGEILASYLLTSLDTITGGGAKNNGAFFGKFLRKLVKGTSAGGDPDADSEENNMETKDSAGFFASFLMGLLGDMSKGSSGSYPMRRHVQNNLLH, from the exons aATGGAGATTCAACGCCAAATGCTACCGATGACAAAGATGTAAATAACGAAGTAGACTTTGATCAGCCTGCACCAGTGCCTTtcaatgacgatgatgataacgaCGATGACTTCCCCTCCTACCCGCAAAGCGACTCATCCGGGGGCGGTGGCAGCAACTTGTTCAGCTTGCTTAGCTTAGTTACATCTTTTCTTCCAGGATCAAGCAGTTCAAGT GGGCCAATACAGAAGTATTTAAAAGCAATCGTTAAAAGCAGTAAGCCTAAGATTATTATTCGAAGAAATGGCGTGAGTAATAATGAAATCGATAACGATTATATAGCTGACTTAAAACCACCTCCAATTTTAAAAGAATTGAATAAAAGTACTGCTAATATTGAAATAGAAAATTCCAAAAGCGAATCGAATGAATCTGATAATGATAATAACACCGAAGAAGAAAGTTTGGAAAACGATGAAGAAAGAAATGAGTCAGATGAGAATTCTATTGATATCGACGACGAAGATTATGATGAACCACCGGGAGGGGGAGACGGCGAGGGTGGTGGCCTTTTGGGTCTTCTTGCTGGTCTCAGTGGAGGA gAGGACGGACAATCTGATTTGGGATCATTACTTGCGACAGTAAGCGGAATTATTGCAAATCTGAGC ggtgaTGGTATCGATCTTAATGCTCTGATTGCATCTGGAATTGGCCTCTTTGTTGGATTATTG TCCGAAGGTGAAGAAAATCCAGGTGAAATATTAGCAAGCTATCTGCTTACGTCATTAGATACAATCACAGGTGGAGGCGCG AAAAACAACGGTGCCTTTTTTGGTAaatttttaaggaaattagtGAAAGGCACAAGTGCT GGAGGTGATCCTGACGCGGACTCAGAAGAAAATAACATGGAAACTAAAGACTCAGCTGGATTCTTTGCAAGCTTCCTAATGGGTCTTCTTGGAGACATGTCGAAAGGCAGTTCAGGGTCCTACCCCATGAGACGACACGTTCAGAACAATCTATTGCATTGA